In one Sphingomonas sanguinis genomic region, the following are encoded:
- a CDS encoding FdhF/YdeP family oxidoreductase, with protein sequence MRDDDDVKITEYTAPAGGWGSMKGMAKILPKEGLGPETLDTLRRQNKPGGVMCVSCAWGKPAKPHIAEFCENGAKATAWELSSLRVTPDFFAKHSVTELEAWPDHDLEQAGRLTHPMRYDRASDKYVAVSWDEAFAAIGAKLKACDPTKVVLYASGRASLETSFMYSLFARMWGQQNLPDSSNMCHETTSVGLKSAIGSPVATIQMEDYDKCDAIFSFGQNVATNAPRMLHNLQACAKRGVEIVTFNPLRERGWERFASPQNPVQMLTGSSTDISTQYHQVKAGGDIAALTGICKLVIEEDDRAVAKGTKRILDHHFIEQHTTRFEDFANYCRNAAWSDIIRDSGLTRDAIEQSARVYMKSERVIAVYGMGITQHRYGIDALHMIVNLLLLRGNIGREGAGPGPVRGHSNVQGQRTVGITEKTELAPVERLKELFEFEPPTENGWDTVEACRQIIAGTAQGFVQLGGNFLRATPEHAKMKAAWSKLPITVHIATKLNKSHLVPGEESYILPCLGRLETDMQKGGRQAVSMEDSFSHIYGSVGKATPAADTLLSEPAIVAGIAKAVLEPNPNVPWDEWVGDYGLVRDAIENVYPDKFANFNERLFEPGGFWKGNPASHRKWETESGKAEFNVPRAMDASGITPAEGRMRLITLRSNDQFNTTIYGYDDRFRGISGTRMVAMMNKADIARLGLTDGQTIALEGDADDGEERVVEGLRVVEYNIPEGCIGGYYPELNYLIPLEHHALESHVPAGKSVPVKVRIPA encoded by the coding sequence TTCTGTGAGAACGGCGCCAAGGCGACCGCATGGGAACTCAGCAGCCTGCGCGTCACGCCGGATTTCTTCGCCAAGCATAGTGTCACGGAGTTGGAGGCATGGCCCGACCATGACCTGGAACAGGCCGGCCGCCTGACCCATCCGATGCGGTACGACCGCGCGTCGGACAAATATGTCGCGGTCAGCTGGGACGAGGCGTTCGCCGCCATCGGCGCCAAGCTGAAGGCCTGCGATCCGACCAAGGTGGTGCTCTACGCCTCGGGCCGCGCCAGCCTGGAAACCTCGTTCATGTATTCGCTGTTCGCGCGGATGTGGGGGCAGCAGAACCTGCCCGACAGCTCGAACATGTGCCACGAGACGACCTCGGTCGGCCTCAAGTCCGCCATCGGATCGCCCGTCGCGACGATCCAGATGGAGGATTACGACAAATGCGACGCGATCTTCTCCTTCGGGCAGAATGTTGCGACCAACGCGCCCCGGATGCTCCACAACCTGCAAGCCTGCGCCAAGCGCGGGGTGGAGATCGTGACCTTCAATCCGCTGCGTGAGCGCGGTTGGGAGCGCTTCGCCTCGCCGCAGAACCCCGTCCAGATGCTCACGGGTAGCTCGACCGACATCTCGACGCAGTATCATCAGGTGAAGGCGGGCGGCGACATCGCCGCGCTGACCGGCATCTGCAAGCTGGTGATCGAGGAGGACGACCGCGCGGTGGCGAAGGGCACCAAGCGCATCCTCGACCATCATTTCATCGAGCAGCACACGACCCGGTTCGAGGATTTCGCGAACTACTGCCGCAACGCCGCGTGGAGCGACATTATCCGCGATTCAGGTCTGACCCGCGACGCGATCGAACAGTCGGCGCGCGTCTATATGAAGTCGGAACGCGTGATCGCGGTGTACGGCATGGGCATCACCCAGCACCGCTATGGCATCGACGCGCTTCACATGATCGTGAACCTGCTCCTGCTGCGCGGCAATATCGGGCGCGAGGGGGCCGGACCGGGCCCGGTACGCGGGCACAGCAACGTTCAGGGTCAGCGCACGGTCGGCATCACCGAGAAGACCGAACTCGCCCCCGTCGAGCGGCTGAAGGAGCTGTTCGAATTCGAGCCGCCGACCGAAAATGGCTGGGACACGGTCGAGGCCTGCCGCCAGATCATCGCGGGGACGGCGCAGGGCTTCGTCCAGCTCGGCGGCAACTTCCTGCGCGCGACGCCGGAACATGCCAAGATGAAGGCGGCGTGGAGCAAGCTGCCCATCACCGTCCACATCGCCACCAAGCTCAACAAGAGCCATCTGGTGCCCGGCGAAGAGAGCTATATCCTCCCCTGCCTCGGCCGGTTGGAGACGGACATGCAGAAGGGCGGTCGCCAAGCCGTATCGATGGAGGATTCGTTCAGCCATATCTATGGCTCGGTCGGCAAGGCGACGCCCGCCGCCGATACCTTGCTGTCCGAACCCGCCATCGTCGCTGGGATCGCCAAGGCGGTGCTGGAACCCAACCCGAACGTGCCGTGGGACGAGTGGGTCGGCGACTATGGCCTGGTCCGCGACGCGATCGAGAATGTCTATCCTGACAAGTTCGCCAACTTCAACGAACGGTTGTTCGAGCCGGGCGGCTTCTGGAAGGGCAATCCCGCCTCGCACCGGAAGTGGGAGACGGAGAGCGGCAAGGCCGAGTTCAACGTGCCGCGCGCGATGGACGCCTCGGGCATCACCCCCGCCGAGGGACGGATGCGGCTCATCACGCTGCGCTCCAACGACCAGTTCAACACGACCATCTATGGCTATGACGATCGCTTCCGGGGGATCAGCGGGACACGGATGGTCGCGATGATGAACAAGGCCGATATCGCGCGGCTGGGCCTGACCGATGGCCAGACCATCGCGCTGGAGGGCGACGCCGATGACGGTGAGGAGCGCGTGGTCGAGGGGCTGCGGGTGGTCGAATACAACATCCCCGAAGGTTGTATCGGCGGCTATTATCCCGAGCTCAACTATCTGATCCCGCTGGAGCATCATGCGCTGGAAAGCCATGTCCCGGCAGGCAAGTCGGTGCCGGTGAAGGTCCGCATCCCCGCATGA
- the mobA gene encoding molybdenum cofactor guanylyltransferase: MSILGAVLTGGRSSRFGSNKAVAVLGDRTLVAHARATIAPHCARVIQVGGADGVPDMPAPGLGPLGGIAGALDYAASHGFRCVLTIGCDMPRLPEGLIEAILWREPSYCRDAPVLGLWPAALGAHLMAHLSLGQDRSVRGWVRAIGAIPIASPEPIANINTPADLAAL, translated from the coding sequence ATGAGCATATTGGGTGCGGTCCTGACGGGAGGGCGTTCGTCGCGCTTCGGGTCGAACAAGGCGGTCGCAGTGCTGGGCGACCGGACGCTGGTGGCCCATGCCCGCGCGACGATCGCCCCGCACTGCGCGCGTGTGATCCAGGTCGGTGGCGCCGATGGGGTGCCGGACATGCCCGCCCCCGGCCTGGGGCCGCTCGGCGGGATCGCGGGGGCGCTGGATTATGCGGCGAGCCATGGCTTTCGCTGCGTCCTGACCATCGGATGCGACATGCCGCGCCTGCCCGAAGGGCTAATCGAGGCGATACTGTGGCGGGAGCCGAGCTATTGCCGGGATGCGCCGGTGCTGGGGCTGTGGCCCGCCGCGCTGGGCGCGCATCTGATGGCGCATCTCTCGCTGGGACAGGATCGTTCGGTGCGCGGCTGGGTCCGCGCGATCGGGGCCATCCCCATCGCCTCGCCCGAGCCGATCGCCAATATAAACACACCCGCTGATCTCGCCGCGCTGTGA